From bacterium:
TATCTGCCCCGCCCCTGTCAATCCTGGCGATCTCCTCGCACAGACGGCTGAAGTCAGCGGAAAGAAGGGAAGGGGCTATTTGAATACTGTTCGGGTCGAGAATCATATATTCCTCACATTGAAAGGGTCAGTACCCAGTACCCAGGAGTCAGTAGTCAGTAGTAATACATACTTATTTTTCAATCACTAGTTCTTGGTCCTTCCACAGTAAAATCACAAGGTGCCAGTGATTATCAGCGGTACTATGGATAGTTGGTTAATTTGATCTTCTCCTGGCTCCCGGATGCCGGCTCCTGACTCCTACTTTACCTGAGCACTCAGCACCTAGTACTTAGCACTACAAAGGGCGCCAATGCCACCCTTTGTTACGGTACCTTTCGCTCCTCAAGAAATACTTCATCCACATAGACCTTGAGTACTCCAGGCGATGAGACGACCACAGGTATAGATACTGAACTTCCCGGCCCGATGGTGTCTTCCCAGACAGTTCTTTCGTTCCCATTGATTTCAAGGACCAGGGTGAGAGTTCGGTCCAGGAGCCCGAAGGGCACGGTGTGATGATAAAGGATCACTTGTGAGGGTTCTGCCGGTCCCTGCATTTTTGTCACCGTCAGGTGGATGCTCTGACCTTCCACAACGGCACTGCCCGGAGGAGGGGTCAGGGCTGCAACTGTGCCTGGGGGAACTTTTTCATCTACGATTTCCATAATTCGCCCTGACCGCATGTTCCAGTCCCTTATCCGGGAAAGGACAGTTTCCATAGGCAAGCCGGTCATGTCGGGGAGAAGGTAGACGGCAGGTCTTGGCCCGTCGCTGAGCAGAAGATTGATACTGTCGCTGCGCGGAACAAATTGACCTGGTGGAGGCGACTGGGTGATAACCAGACCGGGGAGGACCTCTTCAACATGGGTGCGTCCGATCTTGCCAAGAGTGAGGCCCGCCTGGGCCAGCTGCAGCTCGGCTTTCCGAAGAGTGAGGTTGGTGAGGTTCGGGATGAAGACAGATGGTGTGCCCTGGCTCACCACGACGTAAACGATACGGTTTGCTTTGATCTTCGTGCCGGGCAGGGGATCCTGAGATATGACGTGTCCAGGCGGCGTGCCGAGGTCGTACCCGGTTCCCTTTACCCGCAGGCCCAGCTGATCCCTGCTTGCAAGTTCCAGCGCTGCGCGAAGTTCCACTCCCTCAAGAGCG
This genomic window contains:
- a CDS encoding PASTA domain-containing protein → MTRTGLAIRILLLAAGMVVVAFLSAWVAFTFLTQGGEVTVPALEGVELRAALELASRDQLGLRVKGTGYDLGTPPGHVISQDPLPGTKIKANRIVYVVVSQGTPSVFIPNLTNLTLRKAELQLAQAGLTLGKIGRTHVEEVLPGLVITQSPPPGQFVPRSDSINLLLSDGPRPAVYLLPDMTGLPMETVLSRIRDWNMRSGRIMEIVDEKVPPGTVAALTPPPGSAVVEGQSIHLTVTKMQGPAEPSQVILYHHTVPFGLLDRTLTLVLEINGNERTVWEDTIGPGSSVSIPVVVSSPGVLKVYVDEVFLEERKVP